A single region of the Hyphomicrobiales bacterium genome encodes:
- the sufS gene encoding L-cysteine desulfurase has product MSLCTARRLSKEDEAKAMNIAVANNTYDVAAIRRDFPILATEVHGRPLIYLDSAASAQKPRAVIDAMVNCMESGYANVHRGLHHLANTATEAFEDAREAVRSFVNAESTDEIIFTRSATESINLVAASFGRLADIGPGDEIVLSIAEHHSNIVPWHFWRERNGAVLKWAPVDDDGNFLIDEFEKLLTPRTKIVAITHMSNVMGTVMPIKEIVRLAHARGIPVMVDGSQGAVHLPVDVRELDADFYAFTGHKVYGPTGIGVLYGKREWLEKLPPFNGGGEMIEEVTLDRVTYNSPPHRFEAGTPPIIEAIGLGAAVRYIESIGRGAILNHEDQLRDYAHRKLAGLNSIRIIGKAQSKGAIVSFEMKGAHAHDVATIIDRSGIAVRAGTHCAQPLLARFGTTSTCRASFGLYNTIAEIDAFVEALNKAEHLFLD; this is encoded by the coding sequence GTGTCACTCTGCACGGCGCGCCGCCTGAGCAAGGAAGATGAGGCGAAGGCCATGAATATCGCCGTTGCCAATAATACCTACGATGTCGCGGCGATCCGCCGCGATTTTCCCATCCTCGCGACCGAGGTCCATGGGAGGCCGCTGATCTATCTCGACAGCGCCGCGTCGGCCCAGAAGCCGCGGGCGGTGATTGATGCGATGGTCAACTGCATGGAAAGCGGCTACGCGAATGTGCACCGTGGCCTGCACCATCTCGCCAATACCGCGACGGAAGCGTTCGAGGACGCGCGTGAGGCGGTCCGCTCTTTCGTCAATGCGGAAAGCACGGACGAGATCATCTTCACGCGCTCGGCGACGGAATCGATCAATCTCGTCGCCGCGAGCTTCGGGCGGCTCGCCGATATCGGCCCCGGCGACGAGATCGTCCTATCGATCGCCGAGCACCATTCGAACATCGTGCCATGGCATTTTTGGCGGGAGCGCAATGGGGCCGTGCTCAAATGGGCGCCGGTCGACGACGATGGCAACTTCCTGATCGATGAATTCGAAAAACTGCTGACACCGCGCACGAAAATCGTCGCGATAACCCATATGTCGAACGTGATGGGCACGGTGATGCCGATCAAGGAGATCGTGCGGCTCGCCCACGCGCGTGGCATTCCGGTGATGGTGGACGGAAGCCAGGGCGCTGTTCATCTTCCCGTCGATGTACGGGAACTCGACGCGGACTTTTACGCCTTTACCGGCCATAAGGTCTATGGCCCGACCGGCATCGGCGTGCTTTACGGCAAGCGTGAATGGCTGGAGAAACTGCCGCCGTTCAACGGTGGCGGCGAAATGATCGAGGAAGTGACCCTCGATCGCGTCACCTACAACTCGCCTCCCCATCGTTTTGAGGCGGGCACGCCGCCGATCATCGAGGCGATCGGCCTCGGCGCGGCCGTGCGCTATATCGAATCCATCGGTCGGGGCGCCATTCTCAATCACGAAGACCAATTGCGTGATTACGCCCATAGAAAGCTCGCCGGCCTGAATTCGATTCGCATCATCGGCAAGGCGCAGTCCAAGGGTGCGATCGTGTCCTTCGAGATGAAGGGCGCCCATGCCCATGACGTGGCCACGATTATCGATCGGTCGGGCATAGCGGTCCGCGCCGGCACCCATTGCGCCCAGCCGCTGCTTGCCCGCTTCGGCACGACATCGACCTGCCGGGCCTCGTTCGGCCTTTACAACACGATCGCGGAGATCGACGCCTTCGTTGAAGCACTCAACAAGGCGGAGCACCTTTTCCTCGACTAG
- a CDS encoding Iron-sulfur cluster assembly protein SufD: MSVITPIRTPAEAGLIDLYKVVRNTLPGTQNTLKHRDEAFALIEAAGLPHRRVEEWKYTDLRSLMQEAPPLAGRPKLAETDPAIAGSKAFAAVSGARVTFVNGHLVTTEAIPEGVEVTSLAEALSSGHPLLAKMGGPDIARDNAAVALNSAFVADGAIISVADGIKLDAPLVLRFINTGTKAFATSPRIVLSAGNDTAFTVIESHEGPAGIGYHSNSVVEMVAGSSVDITHIRLNAEGGRALALSTLMVTLGAESKFTSTGVVAGGQISRHQVFLAFAGKDSVATIGGATMLAGKSLADTTLVVDHMVPGCQSRELFKTVVDGEATGVFQGKIIVRQHAQKTDGQMMSAALLLSEGAAMNNKPELEIFADDVVCAHGATCGQLDDELLFYLMARGLPRPEAEALLVQAFLGEALEPIALDDVREELTDLAASWLAGRAG; this comes from the coding sequence ATGTCTGTCATAACTCCCATCCGCACGCCGGCTGAGGCGGGCCTGATCGACCTCTACAAGGTCGTCAGGAACACCTTGCCGGGCACACAGAACACGCTGAAGCACCGTGATGAGGCCTTCGCGCTGATTGAGGCGGCGGGGCTGCCGCATCGGCGCGTCGAGGAGTGGAAATATACGGATCTGCGCAGCCTGATGCAGGAGGCGCCGCCGCTTGCCGGACGCCCGAAGCTGGCGGAGACGGACCCGGCGATCGCCGGCAGCAAAGCCTTCGCTGCCGTCTCCGGCGCCCGTGTCACCTTCGTCAACGGCCATCTCGTCACCACCGAGGCTATACCGGAGGGCGTCGAGGTCACGTCGCTGGCAGAGGCATTGTCCAGCGGTCATCCGCTGCTGGCCAAAATGGGCGGCCCGGACATTGCACGGGATAACGCGGCCGTCGCGCTCAATTCGGCCTTTGTGGCCGACGGTGCGATCATCAGCGTCGCCGACGGCATCAAGCTCGACGCGCCGCTGGTGCTGCGCTTCATCAATACGGGCACGAAGGCTTTCGCGACTTCGCCGCGCATCGTCCTTTCCGCCGGTAACGACACGGCCTTCACGGTGATCGAGAGCCATGAGGGCCCGGCGGGCATCGGCTATCACAGCAACAGCGTGGTCGAGATGGTCGCCGGTTCCTCCGTCGATATCACCCACATCAGGCTGAATGCCGAAGGTGGTCGCGCGCTTGCGCTTTCGACCCTGATGGTGACCCTCGGCGCCGAGTCGAAATTTACATCGACCGGGGTCGTCGCCGGCGGGCAGATTTCACGGCACCAGGTTTTCCTCGCCTTCGCCGGCAAGGACAGCGTGGCCACGATCGGCGGTGCGACAATGCTCGCGGGCAAGAGCCTTGCCGATACGACGCTGGTGGTGGATCATATGGTCCCCGGCTGCCAGAGCCGGGAGCTCTTCAAGACGGTGGTCGATGGCGAGGCCACGGGTGTCTTTCAGGGCAAGATCATCGTTCGGCAACATGCGCAGAAGACGGATGGCCAGATGATGTCCGCGGCGCTCCTTCTCTCCGAAGGCGCTGCAATGAATAACAAGCCAGAGCTGGAAATTTTCGCTGACGACGTGGTTTGCGCCCACGGCGCCACCTGCGGGCAACTCGATGACGAGCTGCTTTTCTATCTCATGGCACGGGGCTTGCCACGGCCAGAAGCAGAGGCCCTTCTCGTGCAGGCATTCCTGGGTGAAGCTCTTGAGCCGATTGCCCTGGACGACGTGCGGGAAGAGTTGACGGACCTGGCGGCAAGCTGGCTTGCCGGACGCGCCGGATAA
- the rhlE gene encoding ATP-dependent RNA helicase RhlE yields MSFSELGLSDKVQQAVAAAGYTKPTPIQEQAIPHALQRRDVLGIAQTGTGKTAAFTLPMLTLLETGRARARMPRTLILEPTRELAAQVEDSFVKYGVNHKLNVALIIGGVSFGDQDAKLTRGVDVLIATPGRLLDHFERGKLLLTGIEVLVIDEADRMLDMGFIPDIERICRMVPFTRQTLFFSATMPPEIQRLVDTFLHNPVKIEVARASSTASTITQRLVASGREQHDKREILRHLIRDATDLKNAIIFCNRKRDVAVVHRSLERHGFSVVALHGDMDQRSRTQALDRFRNNDVQLLVASDVAARGLDIPDVSHVFNFDVPHHPEDYVHRIGRTGRAGRAGHTAMIVTSADTKALAAIEGMTGQPIAWEGNPLDPNAEDEEPRRGGRGGDRRSRDGRGRSSSASSGKERGRRHEGESAKAADGPPRAHHAKPVAEKTDSVRHERGHGRNGRHDDDGPSFVGFGDHVPAFVLQAVRLPKKATTAED; encoded by the coding sequence ATGTCATTTTCCGAACTTGGCCTCAGTGACAAGGTGCAGCAAGCCGTTGCCGCTGCTGGTTACACAAAGCCGACCCCCATCCAAGAACAAGCGATCCCGCATGCCCTGCAGCGTCGGGACGTCCTCGGTATCGCGCAGACAGGCACCGGTAAGACGGCCGCCTTCACGCTGCCTATGCTCACACTGCTGGAGACCGGTCGCGCGCGTGCGCGAATGCCGCGCACCCTCATCCTCGAACCGACTCGCGAACTTGCCGCGCAGGTCGAGGATAGCTTCGTCAAATATGGCGTGAACCATAAGCTCAATGTGGCTTTGATCATCGGTGGCGTGTCCTTCGGCGATCAGGATGCCAAGCTAACGCGCGGCGTCGACGTGCTTATCGCGACCCCGGGCCGCCTGCTCGATCACTTCGAGCGTGGCAAGCTCCTGCTCACGGGCATCGAGGTGCTGGTCATCGATGAAGCTGATCGCATGCTCGACATGGGCTTCATCCCGGATATCGAGCGCATCTGCCGCATGGTGCCCTTCACCCGCCAGACGCTGTTCTTCTCGGCCACGATGCCGCCGGAAATCCAGCGGCTCGTCGATACGTTCCTGCATAATCCGGTGAAAATCGAGGTCGCCCGCGCGTCCTCGACGGCCAGCACCATCACGCAGCGTCTCGTGGCCTCTGGTCGTGAGCAGCATGACAAGCGTGAGATTCTGCGACATCTCATCCGCGACGCGACGGATCTGAAGAACGCCATCATCTTCTGTAACCGCAAGCGCGACGTCGCGGTGGTGCACCGCTCGCTCGAGCGTCACGGCTTCAGTGTGGTGGCCCTTCACGGCGACATGGATCAGCGCTCGCGGACCCAGGCGCTGGACCGCTTCCGCAACAACGACGTGCAATTGCTCGTGGCCAGCGACGTGGCCGCGCGCGGTCTCGACATTCCCGATGTCAGCCACGTCTTCAACTTTGATGTGCCCCATCACCCGGAAGACTATGTCCACCGCATCGGCCGGACGGGCCGGGCCGGACGAGCAGGGCATACCGCGATGATCGTGACCTCCGCGGATACCAAGGCTCTTGCTGCAATCGAGGGCATGACCGGCCAGCCCATCGCCTGGGAAGGCAACCCGCTCGATCCCAACGCCGAGGATGAAGAGCCCCGGCGTGGCGGACGCGGGGGAGACCGCAGGTCCCGCGACGGCCGCGGTCGTAGCAGCAGCGCCAGCAGTGGCAAGGAACGCGGTCGCCGGCACGAAGGCGAAAGCGCGAAGGCCGCCGACGGCCCGCCCCGCGCTCATCATGCGAAGCCCGTTGCGGAAAAGACCGATTCGGTCCGGCACGAGCGTGGCCACGGACGCAATGGCCGCCATGACGATGACGGACCGAGCTTCGTGGGCTTCGGCGACCACGTCCCGGCCTTCGTCCTGCAGGCCGTACGCCTCCCAAAAAAGGCGACTACAGCCGAGGACTAG
- the parE gene encoding DNA topoisomerase 4 subunit B: MAEPTDLFGGRDGNAQRKTVARQPKATGLPQAAAVPPALTPGEGGYTAASIEVLEGLEPVRRRPGMYIGGTDDKALHHLFAEVIDNAMDEAVAGHATFIEVELTEGGELRVTDNGRGIPIDPHPKFPEKSALEVIMTTLHAGGKFDSKVYETSGGLHGVGISVVNALSERLEVEVARSKTLYRQTFSRGLPLTGLETVGSIANRRGTTIRFKPDPQIFGAHVHFDPRRLFKMARSKAYLFGGVEIRWSCAPALVASLTNVPAEAVFRFPGGLKDYLAREIDGMDTVADQIFSGKITKPGGHGSLEWAIAWLSQDDGFITSYCNTIPTGEGGTHENGLRAALLRGLRDHAERVGQAKRAAQMTADDVVVSCAAILSVFIREPEFQGQTKDKLATVEAARIVEAAVRDAFDHWLAAAPQQATKLLDWAIERAEERLRRRAEKEVARKTATRKLRLPGKLADCSNAGAAGSELFIVEGDSAGGSAKQARNRATQAILPLRGKILNVASAGREKLAQNQQLADLLLALGCGSGSHYRHDDLRYEKIIVMTDADVDGAHIASLLITFFWRQTPRLIDEGHLYLAVPPLYRLSQGGKTVYARDDAHRQELMRTVFKGKGKVEIGRFKGLGEMMPAQLKETTMDPKKRMLLRVSVPHDDRPETADVVERLMGNKPEARFAFIQEHAAFATELDI; this comes from the coding sequence CCCCTGCCCTCACCCCCGGTGAAGGTGGCTATACCGCGGCCTCCATTGAAGTTCTGGAGGGGCTGGAGCCGGTGCGCCGCCGCCCAGGCATGTATATCGGCGGCACGGATGACAAGGCTCTCCATCACCTCTTCGCCGAGGTCATCGACAACGCAATGGATGAGGCCGTCGCAGGCCATGCCACCTTCATTGAGGTCGAGCTTACGGAAGGCGGCGAGCTGCGCGTCACCGACAACGGCCGCGGCATCCCGATCGACCCGCATCCGAAATTTCCGGAGAAATCCGCCCTCGAAGTGATCATGACCACGCTGCACGCGGGTGGCAAATTCGACTCCAAGGTCTACGAGACCTCCGGCGGTCTGCACGGGGTCGGCATCTCGGTCGTCAATGCCCTGTCGGAGCGGCTTGAGGTCGAGGTGGCGCGCAGCAAGACGCTCTATCGGCAGACCTTCTCGCGGGGGCTGCCACTGACCGGCCTCGAGACCGTCGGCTCGATCGCCAACCGTCGCGGTACGACCATCCGCTTCAAGCCGGATCCGCAGATCTTCGGCGCCCATGTGCATTTCGATCCCCGCCGCCTCTTCAAGATGGCGCGCTCGAAGGCCTACCTGTTCGGCGGCGTTGAGATCCGCTGGTCCTGCGCACCGGCTCTCGTCGCCAGTCTCACGAATGTGCCGGCCGAAGCGGTCTTTCGTTTCCCAGGTGGCCTCAAAGACTATCTGGCGCGCGAGATCGACGGCATGGACACCGTCGCCGACCAGATCTTTTCCGGCAAGATCACCAAGCCCGGCGGACATGGTTCACTCGAATGGGCCATTGCCTGGCTGAGCCAGGATGACGGCTTCATCACGTCCTACTGCAACACGATCCCGACAGGCGAAGGCGGCACGCACGAAAACGGCCTTCGCGCCGCGCTGCTGCGTGGCCTGCGGGACCATGCCGAGCGTGTCGGGCAGGCCAAGCGCGCCGCCCAGATGACGGCGGACGACGTCGTGGTGAGCTGCGCCGCCATATTGTCCGTCTTCATTCGCGAGCCCGAATTCCAAGGCCAGACCAAGGACAAGCTCGCGACGGTGGAAGCCGCTCGCATCGTCGAGGCGGCCGTTAGGGATGCTTTCGATCATTGGCTCGCGGCAGCTCCCCAGCAGGCCACGAAACTGCTCGACTGGGCCATCGAGCGGGCAGAGGAACGGCTGCGCCGGCGCGCGGAAAAAGAGGTTGCCCGCAAGACGGCCACCCGCAAGCTACGCCTGCCGGGCAAACTCGCCGATTGCAGCAATGCGGGAGCGGCCGGCTCCGAACTGTTCATCGTCGAGGGTGATTCGGCCGGCGGCAGCGCCAAGCAGGCACGCAACCGCGCGACTCAGGCCATCCTTCCCCTCCGCGGCAAGATCCTGAACGTCGCCTCGGCAGGACGCGAGAAGCTCGCGCAGAATCAGCAGCTCGCGGATCTCCTCCTTGCGCTCGGCTGTGGATCCGGCTCTCACTATCGACACGATGACCTTCGCTACGAAAAGATCATCGTGATGACCGACGCCGATGTTGACGGCGCGCATATCGCCTCGCTCCTCATCACGTTCTTCTGGCGGCAGACGCCACGGCTGATCGATGAGGGGCATCTCTATCTCGCGGTGCCGCCGCTCTACCGTCTGTCGCAAGGCGGAAAGACCGTCTATGCCCGCGACGATGCCCATCGCCAGGAGCTGATGCGCACCGTCTTCAAGGGCAAGGGCAAGGTCGAGATCGGCCGCTTCAAGGGCCTCGGCGAGATGATGCCCGCGCAGCTGAAGGAGACCACCATGGATCCGAAAAAGCGCATGTTGCTGCGTGTCTCGGTCCCTCATGATGATCGGCCCGAGACAGCGGACGTGGTCGAGCGGCTGATGGGCAACAAGCCCGAGGCGCGCTTCGCCTTCATCCAGGAGCATGCTGCCTTCGCGACGGAACTCGATATCTGA
- the sufB gene encoding Fe-S cluster scaffold complex subunit SufB gives MPAVQETVERVKAIDVDQYKYGFETEVEMDVAPVGLSEDIVRLISAKKGDPEWMTEWRLDAYRRWLTMREPTWSRVKYPPIPFQELHYYAAPKMNAAPKSLDEVDPEILKTYEKLGIPLREQEILAGVEGARSRVAVDAVFDSVSVVTTFKEELKKAGVIFCSISEAIREHPELVRKYLGSVVPVTDNFYATLNSAVFTDGSFVYVPEGVRCPMELSTYFRINERNTGQFERTLIIADKGSYVSYLEGCTAPARDENQLHAAVVELIALDDAEIKYSTVQNWFPGDSEGLGGVYNFVTKRGDCRGANSKISWTQVETGSAITWKYPSCILRGDNSRGEFYSIAISNGYQQVDSGTKMIHLGRNTTSKVISKGIAAGKSDNTYRGLISAHRRASGARNFTNCDSLLIGDQCGAHTVPYIESKNASAVFEHEATTSKISDDQMFYCMQRGLNEEEAIALIVNGFVKDVLQQLPMEFAVEAQKLISISLEGSVG, from the coding sequence ATGCCTGCAGTGCAGGAAACCGTCGAACGCGTGAAGGCGATCGACGTTGATCAATACAAATACGGTTTCGAGACCGAGGTCGAGATGGACGTGGCCCCTGTTGGCCTGTCCGAGGACATCGTGCGCCTGATCTCCGCCAAGAAGGGTGATCCGGAGTGGATGACCGAATGGCGGCTCGATGCCTATCGACGTTGGCTCACCATGCGCGAACCCACATGGTCGCGTGTGAAATATCCCCCCATTCCCTTCCAGGAACTTCACTACTACGCCGCGCCCAAGATGAATGCCGCGCCGAAGTCACTGGACGAGGTCGACCCCGAGATCCTCAAGACTTATGAGAAGCTCGGCATTCCGCTCCGCGAACAGGAGATCCTCGCCGGCGTCGAGGGCGCCCGCTCGCGCGTCGCGGTCGATGCCGTCTTCGATTCCGTGTCGGTCGTCACGACCTTCAAGGAGGAGTTGAAGAAGGCGGGCGTCATCTTCTGCTCGATTTCGGAAGCCATCCGCGAACATCCGGAACTGGTCCGCAAATATCTCGGCTCGGTCGTGCCGGTGACGGACAATTTCTACGCCACGCTCAACTCAGCGGTCTTCACGGACGGCTCCTTCGTCTACGTGCCCGAGGGCGTGCGCTGCCCGATGGAGTTGTCGACCTATTTCCGCATCAATGAGCGCAACACCGGCCAGTTCGAGCGCACGCTGATCATCGCCGACAAGGGCTCTTACGTGAGCTACCTCGAAGGCTGCACGGCGCCGGCGCGCGACGAGAACCAGCTCCATGCGGCGGTGGTCGAGTTGATCGCGCTCGACGACGCCGAGATCAAATATTCGACGGTGCAGAACTGGTTCCCCGGTGATTCCGAGGGCCTGGGCGGCGTCTATAATTTCGTGACCAAGCGCGGCGATTGCCGGGGCGCGAATTCGAAGATCTCCTGGACGCAGGTGGAGACTGGCTCGGCCATCACCTGGAAATACCCGTCCTGCATCCTGCGCGGCGACAATTCGCGCGGCGAGTTCTACTCGATCGCCATCTCGAACGGCTACCAGCAGGTCGATTCGGGTACCAAGATGATCCATCTGGGCCGGAACACGACAAGCAAGGTGATCTCGAAGGGTATCGCGGCCGGCAAGTCCGACAACACCTATCGCGGCCTCATCTCGGCGCATCGCCGGGCATCCGGCGCGCGCAACTTCACGAACTGCGACTCGCTGCTGATCGGTGATCAGTGCGGGGCCCATACGGTGCCCTACATCGAATCGAAGAACGCCAGCGCGGTCTTCGAGCATGAGGCGACCACCTCGAAGATCTCCGACGATCAGATGTTCTACTGCATGCAGCGCGGGCTCAACGAGGAGGAGGCGATCGCTCTGATCGTCAACGGCTTCGTCAAGGACGTGCTGCAGCAACTGCCGATGGAATTCGCGGTCGAAGCGCAGAAGCTCATTTCGATCAGTCTGGAGGGGTCGGTTGGCTGA
- a CDS encoding hypothetical protein (Evidence 5 : Unknown function): MFAQNAIVGLSFADDGVSRVLSHVSSWRERAPRHTDHDVIFRTWPQ, encoded by the coding sequence ATGTTCGCGCAGAATGCCATCGTCGGACTGAGTTTTGCGGACGATGGCGTCAGCCGCGTCCTCAGCCACGTGTCATCCTGGCGCGAGCGGGCGCCCCGACATACGGACCACGATGTCATTTTCCGAACTTGGCCTCAGTGA
- a CDS encoding Glyoxalase/bleomycin resistance protein/dioxygenase superfamily protein has translation MPDKPKLGRILETALYVDDLDRAARFYRDVLGLEALTSDARFCAFDVGGANVLLLFRRGSTLETVTLPGGTIPPHDGHGPLHVAFAVSATDLPLWEKRLAAAEIPIEGRTEWPRGGHSIYLRDPDGHLLELASPGIWASY, from the coding sequence ATGCCAGACAAGCCGAAGCTTGGTCGCATTCTGGAAACCGCGCTTTATGTCGATGATCTCGACCGTGCCGCGCGCTTCTACCGCGACGTGCTCGGCCTTGAGGCATTGACGAGCGATGCCCGTTTCTGCGCCTTCGATGTGGGAGGCGCGAATGTGCTGCTGCTCTTCAGGCGCGGCTCGACCCTTGAGACTGTGACGCTGCCCGGGGGTACCATTCCTCCCCATGACGGCCATGGCCCGCTGCACGTGGCCTTCGCCGTCTCCGCGACTGACCTGCCCCTATGGGAGAAGCGGCTGGCGGCGGCCGAAATCCCGATAGAGGGACGGACCGAATGGCCACGCGGCGGCCACAGCATCTATCTGCGCGATCCCGACGGCCATCTCCTGGAACTCGCGTCGCCCGGCATCTGGGCGAGCTATTGA
- the sufC gene encoding Fe-S cluster scaffold complex subunit SufC yields MLEINNLVVDIEDKRILNGLSLKVHDGEVAAIMGPNGSGKSTLSYVIAGKEDYTVLDGEILLNGENILELEPSERAAKGIFLAFQYPLEIPGVATMTFLKSVLNAQRKARDEQELTTPDFMRRVKKAAETLEIDQEMLKRALNVGFSGGEKKRMEILQMALLEPSFCILDETDSGLDIDALRIVAEGVNTLRAKDRSFLVITHYQRLLNYIVPDTVHVMSKGKVVRSGGKELALELEANGYADYRELAA; encoded by the coding sequence ATGCTTGAGATCAACAACCTGGTCGTCGACATCGAGGACAAGCGCATCCTCAACGGCCTGAGCCTGAAGGTGCACGACGGCGAGGTCGCCGCCATCATGGGTCCCAACGGGTCCGGCAAATCCACGCTGTCCTATGTCATCGCGGGCAAGGAGGACTATACGGTCCTCGATGGCGAGATCCTGCTCAACGGTGAGAATATCCTCGAGCTCGAACCGTCCGAACGAGCCGCCAAGGGCATCTTCCTGGCCTTCCAGTATCCGCTGGAAATTCCGGGCGTCGCCACCATGACCTTCCTGAAATCGGTGCTCAATGCGCAGCGCAAGGCCCGCGACGAGCAAGAGCTGACCACGCCTGATTTCATGCGGCGCGTGAAAAAAGCTGCGGAAACGCTTGAGATAGATCAGGAAATGTTGAAGCGCGCACTCAATGTCGGCTTCTCCGGCGGTGAGAAGAAGCGCATGGAAATCTTGCAGATGGCGCTGCTTGAGCCGAGCTTCTGCATTCTCGACGAGACCGACTCGGGCCTCGACATCGACGCACTGCGCATTGTCGCCGAGGGCGTCAACACGCTGCGCGCAAAGGACCGCTCCTTCCTCGTCATCACCCACTACCAGCGTCTCCTGAACTACATCGTACCGGATACGGTGCATGTCATGTCCAAGGGCAAGGTGGTGCGTTCGGGCGGCAAGGAGCTTGCCCTCGAACTCGAAGCCAACGGCTATGCCGACTATCGCGAACTGGCGGCGTGA
- a CDS encoding FeS assembly SUF system protein yields MTQSPASPIEEEKPNAPAVAAPSALPEGEVERLGDEIVAALKTVYDPEIPADIYELGLIYRVDISDDRHITIDMTLTAPGCPVAGEMPGWVENAVLAVGGVQGVTVNMVFDPPWDQSRMSDEARVALDMW; encoded by the coding sequence TTGACCCAGTCGCCCGCGTCGCCGATTGAGGAAGAGAAGCCCAACGCTCCGGCGGTCGCCGCGCCGTCGGCCTTGCCCGAGGGAGAGGTCGAGCGCTTGGGCGACGAAATCGTCGCCGCGCTCAAGACGGTCTATGATCCGGAAATTCCTGCTGATATCTACGAACTCGGCCTGATCTACAGGGTCGATATCAGCGATGACAGGCACATCACGATCGATATGACCCTGACCGCGCCCGGTTGCCCGGTTGCGGGTGAGATGCCGGGCTGGGTCGAGAATGCCGTCCTTGCCGTTGGCGGCGTCCAGGGGGTGACCGTCAACATGGTCTTTGATCCGCCATGGGATCAAAGCCGGATGTCCGACGAAGCGCGCGTTGCGCTCGACATGTGGTAG
- a CDS encoding Iron-sulfur cluster assembly protein, with amino-acid sequence MGAPRPKLTVMSLTDSAAARVKQLMAKADPPAIALRIGVKKGGCAGMEYTMDYADALRPGEDVVEDKGVTIAIEPNAVLFLLGTVMDFKTDKLASGFVFNNPNQTSACGCGESVAITPARPETLAGAVG; translated from the coding sequence ATGGGTGCACCTCGCCCGAAGCTGACCGTGATGAGCCTGACCGATTCTGCCGCTGCGCGCGTCAAGCAATTGATGGCCAAGGCAGACCCGCCAGCGATCGCCCTTCGTATCGGCGTCAAGAAGGGCGGCTGCGCCGGTATGGAATATACGATGGATTACGCCGATGCGCTGAGGCCGGGCGAGGACGTCGTCGAGGACAAGGGCGTGACCATCGCTATCGAGCCGAACGCGGTGCTTTTCCTGCTCGGCACGGTGATGGATTTCAAGACCGACAAGCTGGCTTCCGGCTTCGTCTTCAACAATCCGAACCAGACGTCGGCCTGCGGCTGTGGTGAATCCGTCGCCATCACGCCCGCCCGTCCGGAGACCTTGGCCGGCGCCGTGGGTTAA
- a CDS encoding DNA transformation protein has protein sequence MDPADLGDIFQAFGPVRVKRMFGGQGIYRGDLMFALEIDGTLFLKVDEGSRPLFEQAGALPFSYTRKDGRTVVMSFWSLPDSALDDPIEAARWAGLAFAAAGRAQAATRSRGPAHAAVSRKFAGTDTLRKK, from the coding sequence ATGGATCCCGCTGATCTGGGCGATATCTTTCAGGCCTTCGGTCCCGTGCGGGTCAAGCGGATGTTCGGCGGCCAGGGCATCTATCGCGGCGATCTCATGTTCGCGCTGGAAATCGACGGCACGCTTTTCCTGAAGGTGGACGAAGGCAGCAGGCCCCTGTTCGAACAGGCCGGCGCGCTGCCCTTCTCCTATACGCGGAAGGACGGGCGCACGGTGGTGATGTCGTTCTGGAGCCTGCCGGATTCGGCGCTGGATGATCCGATCGAGGCGGCCCGCTGGGCTGGGCTTGCCTTCGCTGCGGCGGGACGCGCGCAAGCTGCCACCCGCAGTCGTGGACCGGCGCATGCGGCTGTGTCGCGCAAGTTCGCCGGTACGGACACACTCCGCAAGAAATAG